A stretch of the Anaeromyxobacter sp. genome encodes the following:
- a CDS encoding phosphate ABC transporter ATP-binding protein yields MEARDLQISYGPKVAVKGVTLAMTEHRVTALIGPSGCGKSTFLRALNRMNDLIPGASMQGQVLLDGESVLQGSLDVVELRRRVGMVFQKSNPFPKSIFENVAYGLRVAGQKDRKLLDERVERSLRGAALWDEVKDRLAESAMGLSGGQQQRLCIARALAIEPEVLLMDEPASALDPIATAKIEDLIHELKDRYTIAIVTHNMQQAARVSDQTAFFYMGELVEVGPTEQIFTNPRETRTEDYVTGKFG; encoded by the coding sequence ATGGAGGCGCGCGACCTCCAGATCTCCTACGGCCCCAAGGTGGCCGTGAAGGGGGTCACCCTGGCCATGACGGAGCACCGGGTCACGGCGCTGATCGGGCCGTCGGGCTGCGGCAAGTCCACCTTCCTGCGGGCCCTCAACCGGATGAACGACCTCATCCCCGGCGCCAGCATGCAGGGCCAGGTGCTGCTGGACGGGGAGAGCGTGCTGCAGGGGAGCCTCGACGTGGTGGAGCTGCGCCGCCGGGTCGGCATGGTCTTCCAGAAGTCCAACCCCTTCCCCAAGTCGATCTTCGAGAACGTGGCCTACGGGCTGCGGGTGGCCGGCCAGAAGGACCGGAAGCTCCTCGACGAGCGGGTCGAGCGGTCGCTGCGGGGCGCCGCCCTGTGGGACGAGGTGAAGGACCGGCTGGCCGAGAGCGCCATGGGGCTGTCGGGCGGCCAGCAGCAGCGCCTGTGCATCGCCCGCGCCCTGGCCATCGAGCCTGAGGTGCTGCTGATGGACGAGCCGGCCAGCGCCCTCGACCCCATCGCCACCGCCAAGATCGAGGACCTGATCCACGAGCTGAAGGACCGCTACACCATCGCCATCGTCACCCACAACATGCAGCAGGCGGCCCGGGTCTCCGACCAGACCGCCTTCTTCTACATGGGCGAGCTGGTCGAGGTGGGCCCCACCGAGCAGATCTTCACCAACCCGCGCGAGACGCGGACCGAGGACTACGTCACCGGGAAGTTCGGGTAG